A window of Raphanus sativus cultivar WK10039 unplaced genomic scaffold, ASM80110v3 Scaffold0274, whole genome shotgun sequence contains these coding sequences:
- the LOC130501742 gene encoding F-box/LRR-repeat protein At4g14103-like, with protein sequence MVGKKIGFDIFSGLPDELHSHILSFLPMKTAASTSLLSRKWRYLFACNPNLVFDNHKVSTSFINFVDRVLALQGNSPVHKFSLIIKDDDRDNPVVPIRIFTWILNVLRRGVSDLNLFVDLQSESLLPSKIFLSETLVRLKLKSGYGANIKLDDNQDVYLPKLKTLFLQAGYENHGIGLAKLLSGCHMLEELVMYDISWLLWNFSSVSITTLKRLTFCWGEIDTNAKSVSIDTPNLVYLNFTDTIADAYPIVNLCSLVEARICLRMSYKQYGKAHFLDEASFSDLQQINYSKANKKVGNATDFIMGIRSVHILYLYADTLEVLTCCCKTIPLFNNLTELTIESSPRVGWKPLMDLLNNSPNLETLVFQGLVNKATDSWGDLCFCQLFVEEEEIFSCLSSSTVKVLKIFRVGDYYGNMESQIEQIKYFLETMPNLEKIILHHTAWTVEDVTHVSRQLKRVISTVASSICIVQLISDNTPQALVVA encoded by the exons ATGGTTGGGAAAAAGATAGGGTTTGATATATTCAGCGGTTTACCTGATGAACTTCACTCTCACATCTTGTCATTTCTTCCCATGAAAACCGCTGCTTCTACATCACTTCTCTCCAGAAAATGGCGCTATCTCTTTGCTTGTAACCCTAATCTTGTTTTTGATAACCACAAGGTTTCTACAAGTTTTATAAATTTCGTGGATAGAGTATTGGCTTTGCAAGGCAATTCTCCTGTACACAAGTTTTCTTTAATTATCAAAGATGATGATCGCGATAATCCTGTTGTTCCAATCCGTATATTTACCTGGATTCTCAATGTGTTGAGACGTGGTGTCTCGGATCTTAATCTGTTTGTGGATTTGCAATCGGAATCTCTGCTTCCTTCAAAGATTTTCTTAAGCGAGACATTAGTTAGGCTTAAACTAAAGTCTGGATATGGCGCCAACATTAAACTTGATGACAACCAAGATGTATATCTTCCAAAGCTTAAGACTCTGTTTCTTCAGGCAGGTTATGAAAATCATGGTATTGGGCTTGCTAAGCTACTTTCCGGTTGTCACATGCTTGAGGAACTAGTTATGTATGATATATCTTGGTTACTATGGAATTTTTCATCTGTGTCTATCACAACTCTCAAGAGACTAACATTTTGCTGGGGCGAGATTGATACTAATGCAAAGAGTGTGTCAATTGACACTCCCAACCTTGTCTACTTGAATTTTACTGATACAATCGCCGACGCGTATCCGATTGTGAATCTCTGTTCGCTTGTTGAAGCCCGTATCTGTCTTCGAATGTCATACAAGCAATATGGAAAGGCGCACTTTTTGGATGAGGCTAGCTTTTCAGATTTACAACAGATTAATTACTCCAAGGCTAACAAGAAGGTCGGTAACGCAACAGATTTCATCATGGGAATACGCAGTGTGCATATCCTTTATCTATATGCTGACACTCTTGAG GTACTTACATGCTGTTGTAAAACAATACCACTATTCAACAACTTGACTGAGTTAACTATCGAGAGTAGCCCTAGAGTAGGGTGGAAACCATTGATGGATCTACTCAACAACTCTCCAAATCTGGAGACTCTTGTCTTTCAA GGACTCGTCAACAAAGCGACGGACAGTTGGGGTGATCTGTGTTTCTGCCAACTTTTCGTTGAGGAAGAGGAGATTTTTAGTTGCCTATCTTCAAGTACGGTGAAGGTATTAAAGATATTTAGGGTGGGTGATTACTATGGTAACATGGAGAGCCAGATTGAGCAGATCAAGTATTTCTTGGAGACAATGCCTAATCTTGAAAAAATTATACTGCACCATACTGCATGGACTGTAGAAGATGTGACTCACGTTTCAAGGCAACTTAAGAGGGTAATATCAACAGTAGCTTCGTCCATCTGCATTGTCCAACTAATCTCTGATAACACTCCCCAAGCTTTGGTTGTAGCTTAA